CCAGTTGCATTACCTGATATCTCTACCAAAGCGAAAGCACAAGCTGCACTTGGTATGGACATGAAGAAGATGAATGCTGAAAAAGAAGCGTTCAAGAAGAACATGTTACCTAAGTGGGATGCGGAAGCTAAAAAACGCGAAGCAACTTACAAGTAATCACAGCTTTAAATTTTAAAGTTTTTTGATTACCAAGAGGCCCTCATCATGAGGGCCTTTTTATTGGGTGTCATTTAATGTTAACCAATACATGTATTTGAACACTCTTACCGTTTAACTCTTAGTTGTTAACATAGCTTGTAACTGTGCTAAACATGTTGAGAGTAGAGTTGTTCGCTCGCGGCTATTCCAGCTTTGTTCTTGGCGCTTTTTCTGCGAAACCTCTGAAATCTGATTTATCTTGATCGGTATAAGACAGCCTTTTGGAAGCCAGCCCTACTTTTTAGTACTTCCTCTTAATACACCCTTAATTTTTAGCCCCAAACTCATGGTTTAATCGAGTGTAGTCAGTCCTAAATCCGACTGCTCACTACCTACACTGTGCACATAGTCAGTGCAGATGTTCCCAATGAGCCGTTTTCTTCTCGATTTGCACCAAAAAATCACATTTGTTGAAAATTTATGCACTCAATTGGTGCTGCAGTTTTGTTCTAAATCAGTGCGAATTATTAAAATTGTATATTTATTATTGATTTACATAATTGGTCTAATGATTGAATAGTTGACTCCAAGTGTGAATATAAATTTAAAACAACAATTTTAATTTTGGAGGTCGGGATGAAACTCGTCAGCGCAATCATCAAGCCATTTAAACTCGATGATGTCCGTGAAGCCATTGCAGGCATGGGTATTGAGGGTATGACAGTGACTGAAGTAAAAGGCTTCGGTCGTCAAAAAGGGCACACAGAGCTTTATCGTGGTGCTGAATATCAGGTCGACTTTTTGCCAAAAGTAAAATTAGAAATTGCGACTAAGGCTGAAAACCTAGATGTCTTGGTTGAAGCTATCACGTCGGCTGCACATACAGGCAAGATTGGTGACGGCAAGATTTTTGTGACTGATTTAGAACAAGCTATCCGTATTCGTACGGGTGAGCACGATAACGAAGCGCTTTAAGGGGGAAGCAATGGAAGAACTAACAAAATTAGGCCTAACCGTAACTGAGTTACGATTCGCCCTTGATACGTTTTATTTCTTAATTTCTGGTGCACTAGTGATGTGGATGGCGGCAGGTTTCGCCATGCTAGAAGCGGGTCTGGTTCGCTCTAAAAACACCACTGAAATCTTAACTAAGAACGTTTGTCTTTATTCAATCGCTTGTATTATGTATCTCATTCTAGGTTACAACATTATGTATGTTGATAATGCTGAAGGCGGTATTTTACCAAGCTTTGGCTCATTAATTGGTACGCAAGCTGAAGGCGCTGATCATGCTCTTGAGTCTGACTTCTTCTTCCAGGTGGTATTTGTTGCAACCGCAATGTCTATTGTATCTGGTGCAGTTGCAGAGCGTATGAAGCTTTGGGCTTTCTTAGCATTTGCAGTAGTACTGACTGGTGTTATTTATCCAATTGAAGGTTACTGGACTTGGGGCGGTGGTTTTGTTGCTGAGGCTGGTTTTGTTGACTTTGCAGGCTCTGGTATCGTGCACATGGCGGGCGCGGCAGCTGCAATCTCAGGCGTACTGCTGTTAGGTGCTCGTAAAGGTAAGTACGGCCCAAATGGTCAGGTTAACCCAATTCCAGGCTCAAACCTGCCAATGGCAACCTTAGGTATGTTTATTCTATGGATGGGTTGGTTTGGCTTTAATGGTGGTTCTCAGTTGTTGGTTTCTGACGCTGAAAACGCAAGTGCAGTGGCTAAAATCTTTGTTAACACCAACTCTGCAGCAGCCTTTGGTGCGGTAGCAGCGCTGATTGTATGTAAAGTAGTTTGGGGTAAAGCAGACCTAACTATGATTCTAAACGGTGCGCTAGCAGGTCTTGTTGCTATTACTGCAGACCCACTATCTCCATCTTTAGCAATGGCTGGCGTGATTGGTGTGGTTGCTGGCGGTCTGGTTGTATTCTCAATCATTGGTTTTGATCGCATTAAGATTGATGACCCAGTGGGTGCGATTTCTGTTCACGGTGTAGCTGGTTTCCTAGGTTTAATGCTTGTACCTCTATCAAACGCTGATGCAAGCTTTGGCAGTCAGTTGTTTGGTGCAGCCGTTATCTTTGGCTGGGTGTTCGCTGCTTCAACGGTAGTTTGGTTAGTGCTAAAAGTGACCATGGGTATCCGTGTTACTGAAGAAGAAGAGTACACAGGTATGGATGCATCAGATTGTGGTATTGATGCGTACCCTGAGTTTGTAAGCATTAAAGGTGCGAGTTAGGCTAACGCTTCAAACTTAAATGATAGAAAACAGGGCTATTGATAGCCCTGTTTTTGTTTTCAACCCCTAATCCATCTACTTCAATAGGTGGTTATCACCGAGTCGCCTTTAACTGTAATTTTTAGTGTTCTTCAGAAGGTGGATTCTTCACTTGGATGATTTTTAGGGCGTTATCCACCAAACTGAGCTTTGGCTCACCACGCGCTACAAACCTGAAGGCGGTTATATTTACCCTATACTTGTGCTAACTTTTAATCACTAGGATGGTTTAAAGGAGGATATGGGATGCTATGTAAGCACTTTGCTCTGCTGGCTGGCCTCGCGTTAGCGGTAATGACCTTGAGCATGAGCAAGGCTTATGCTGGCCAGGTGGTTGTGCGTAAATCCTCAGAGCCATTTGATGCTTTCGCTATTCGCGACCATGTTCGTGAGTTACATCAATGGAAAGAATCTATCCGCTTTCAAGAGCAAATCAAGGTAATTCAATCATTACCAGTGGGTTGCATTACCGTGGTTACCCCTTATCGTTACTATCATTGTGGGCTTAACTTTTATCGGCCTTATGAATACAAAGGTATAACTCACTTTGTACAAGTCGACCCCCCAGTTCAAGCAGGGCCACAACGTTAAAATTGGCATTTAATCTTCTGTAACAAAGTTGGTGTTACTGCGCTGCTCGTAACCTTTGGCGATAAATCGGATTGTTGACTAGGCTTAAGTCAGGCTTTCTCACAAGGGAGGCAGTATGACAAGTCTAAAAAACGGTGCTTGTAAGCAATTCAATTCATTAATTGATACATCAGTCAGTCACATAACTAGCGCAACGTCGAAGGTGTCAATAAGCATTTTACTGTTAGCGAGTGCCATACTCTCTGGTTGTCAGTCAACTGCAAAATCTACTCCAGATCTGGATGTTGAATCACTATTCTTTGACGAGCACTTTGAGGAGCAGAGTGTTGCTAGTGTGGAAGAAATTTTTCGCCTACCCAATGATTTCAAGTCACAAGTCACTTCTGAATTTCGCAGTGCTAAGCTTAAGCAAGGAGTTAATTTTTCCGCTAACGAGTGGCTAGCAGAGTATGTTGGAGCCCAAGAAGGCGCGTTTGAATATCGTGACCACTATACGCGCAAAGCGTCAATAACCGCCTTAAATCGTCAGGGAAATTGCATGTCACTAGTGGTGCTTTCTGCCGCTTTGGCAGAGCAATTCGATGTTCCTGTGAAATTCCAAGATATTGAAGTTCAGCCCATTTGGGATAAACGGGGCGGCTTTTATTTAGTAAACGGACACGTGAATTTGCGTTTATTGCCAGTGAGAAAGGCTAATCGAATTTCGGTTTCAGAAAATGAAGTTTTGGTGGACTTTTTACCTGAGCGGGCGGTAAGGGCTTACAAGGCGACAACGGTTAATAAACAAACCTTAGTTGCAATGTACTATAACAATGTGGCTGCAGAGGCGCTAGTAGATGGTGATTATGACCTTGCCTATGCGCTAGCAAAAGCCGCTATACGTCAAGATACCAGTTATGTTCCTTCTATAAATACTTTAGCGGTGATTTATCGCCACAAGCGTATGAATGATAAGGCAGAACTCGTTTACCGCGCAGCATTAACTCAGGAGCCGGAAGATTTGACTACCCTGTTTAACCTCGCGCTTATTCTAAGTGAGCAAGACAGACTCGATGAGTGGCATCAAGTACATAAAGTGTTGGAGCTGGCTAGGATCAATAATCCTTTTTACTATTATGACATGGCGCAGCAAGCATACTTTGATAAGCAGTATCATGAAGCGCTAACCTGGTATAAACGTGCTGTGGCGAAAGCCGATTATCGTCATGAGTTTTATTTCGGGCTTTCAAGAGCCTATTGGGCAACGGGTGAGCAAAGGCTAGCCAAAAAGAATATGGCAAAAGCGTTAGATTTAACCCGAGATGACGAGTTTAAGAGTCGTTATCAAACTAAGCTTAACGCGATGCGAGCTCAATAGGATGGCCTTACTGCAAAAGCCCATTCAAGTTCAGTAATCTGCTTGTAAGATTTGTTGGTATTGAGGCGTGGCTTTTAGCAAAGTTATCGCCTCATCTATTTGTTTGGCGACTTCGCTGTCGTAGCAGCCGATAATCCTGGGGCGGGCTTGAAGAGGTTTGTCTGAGTGACAAGTTGCTTGGTGTCTAGTTTCCCGACTAATAGTTTGCTGTAGTATTTAAAGATTTTCTCTTCCATCACAATCGCCTCTACATGGCCGTTAAACAACATGACAACCTGGCCTTTCTGATTGCTGAGCTCTTCATAATTCGAGTGCCGCGCCACCATGTTTTCATATTCTTCTCCAAGAAACTTCTTGGCGTTTTGAAATCCGCTCAATGAGTACCTTAATAGATCTTCAATTGAAGCAACCTCAAGCTTAGAGTTTGTAAGGTAAAACAAGGCATTTTGATATTCAATTAAGCTTTGAGTGAAGTGGAGGCCATCTGCATCTGCAGGAGCGTTAATAATACAGTCGATTTGTTGTGTGTTTACAAGACGTAAAGCTCTTAGGTTGGGTGCGAATACAATGTGATCTAATTCGATGCCTTTTTGATTGAGCGCGGCAACTAACAGATCGTATTGGATCCCTCGGTGTTGATGAGCAAAGAAAAATGGCTCGATGCTATTACTCGTGGCGAAGCTATACGATTTGCTTTGGCCGACAGTTGGAGTTGCTTCGTTAGCAAAAACTGATGTTATTGCAGTTGGCAGATGGTATAGGCTGATGAAAAGTAAGCTAATAATGAAAAAAGGCTTTGGCATGTTTTAGTCTAACTGTTTCTTTGTTAGTTCAAGTATAACCGCTAAATATAAGTTTGAGCTTAATAACGTCCTATTTGAGTCACCAATTAGAGTATGAGATAAAGTGTTTGGTTTGATTTTTTAATCTAAATAAATCAGTGTTTTAAAAACTTATTTTTACTATTAGTAATCTTTGATTGCCAAAGTTGTTATAACTGGTTTAGATTGACGCTATTACTTAACAGAATTGCCGTATTCTGTTTAGGTAAAGTGCATTTTTTCAGTAAGTGATTTGCCAGACCGGAGTTGTTGTATGTATTACCAAAATGATGATGTAAGAATTAATGAAGTGAAAGAGTTGCTCCCACCTGTGGCGATTCTTGAGCGATTTCCGGCCTCTGAAAATGCTTCTGAAACCGTTTTTAAAGCAAGAGACAGTATTCATCGTATTTTGAATAAAAAAGATGATCGTTTGCTGGTGGTGATTGGTCCATGTTCGATTCATGATCCTGTTGCTGCACTTGATTATGGGCGTCGCCTGGTTGAGTTGCGAGAGCGTTATCAAGACCAGCTTGAAGTGGTTATGCGTGTTTACTTTGAAAAGCCAAGAACGACTGTTGGCTGGAAGGGGTTGATCAATGACCCTTATATGGATAATAGCTTTAAGTTAAACGATGGTTTACGCACCGCTCGCAAGTTACTTGTTGATCTTAATGACAGTGGTATGCCAACAGCAGGTGAATTCTTAGATATGATCACGCCTCAGTATGTTGCTGATTTAATGTGTTGGGGCGCGATTGGGGCTCGTACTACTGAGTCACAGGTTCATCGTGAGCTAGCGTCAGGTTTATCGTGTCCTGTTGGCTTTAAAAATGGTACTGACGGCACAATTAAAGTTGCGATTGATGCAATTGGCGCGTCAAGTGCTCCGCATCACTTCTTGTCAGTGACCAAGTTTGGACACTCTGCAATTGTATCAACCAAGGGTAATCCTGATTGCCATATCATCTTGCGCGGTGGTAAAACGCCAAATTATAGTGCTGAGCACGTTAAGGTGATCACCGAACAGCTCGAGCAGTCAAAGCTTGAAAGCAATATAATGATTGATTTTAGTCATGCTAACAGCAACAAAGACTATCGTCGTCAAATGGTAGTTGCTGAAAGTGTATCAGCACAGATCAGCGAAGGTAACCATTCTATCTTTGGAGTGATGGTTGAGAGTCATCTTGTTGAAGGACGTCAGGATATTGTAACGGGTAAAGAGTTGGTTTACGGACAAAGCGTGACTGATGCATGTATCGGTTGGGATGATACTGAAAAGCTGTTGCAGCAATTGAGTGATGCAGTGATTGCTCGCCGTGAAGCCGTTTAATTTATCGTTTTGAAAGCAATAAAAAAGGCGCATTATGCGCCTTTTTTACTAGTAAAACTGAACAAGTTAACTCTTAGACTCATCGACTGCCAAAAACTAACGTTTGGTTTGCTCAGCTAAGTATTCATTGGCTTTCGCCAAACTGCCAAAGGCTGAAATCAAGTTATTACGACCTTTATCTTGTAACTCAGGATTTCCAGACTCAATCATCATCCACACCCACGTTTGTATTAATTGAACTGGTGGGTACTGCACTTTGGTGGTGTCCAACATAAAGCTTCCTAATGATTCAAAGATTTAGCTTTTCATAGAGCAAAAGCTACAACTAATTCGACTGCAGAGTATCAAATTCTTTAAAAACTGATAACTCTAAAACATCGCAAATCTAACCTTGTTGAAAAATAATTTTCAAAAATAGCACTTAGGTATTATACGCAGACTAAAGGATTAAGTCTAAAGGTGTATCGGCTACTTTCTACCTAGTGAGCTTAAATCAAGGTACCTAGTTAGAAAGTTTTTTTAAATAATTGTTTGAAATAGTTAAAGGTTAGTGCCTTTAAACTGGGGTAATATGAGGTCTTAACGCTTAGTGTGTAAATATTGGTAATTAAGAGGTAATAGGGATGAGACCAACGGCATACATTGACGGACCAGTAGGTAAGCTCAACTGGAAAGTATTAGTCATGCTCTGGCCGTATCTTATTGAGTTTAAAGGGCGAGTCACTCTTGCGCTACTTTGCTTAGTCATCGCTAAACTTGCCAATGTGGGCTTGCCTTTCATTTTAAAAGAGCTGGTAGACTCCCTCGATACCTCAACTGTTCAACTGGTTGCCGCACCTATCGCATTAGTTTTTGCCTATGGAAGTTTACGTTTTCTAAATGTCATCATTGGCGAAGTGCGAGATACCTTGTTTGGCAGGGTAACAGAGCGCGCGATTCGTAGACTTAGTCTTGGCGTATTCAATCACCTTCACGTGCTTGATCTGAGTTATCACCTTGAGCGCCGCACTGGCGGTTTGTCACGAGATATTGAGCGCGGCACTAGTGGCGTCAGCTTTTTAATGCGCTTTATGGTGTTTAATATCGTGCCAACTCTGCTAGAGATAGCCCTGGTGATCGGTATCTTCTTTTTCCAGTATGGCTGGTTGTACGCCATTATTACTTTGGCGGCGGTAGCCGCCTATATTGGATTCTCCATTGTCGCAACTGAGTGGCGTACAAGTTATGTCCGTGACGCAGCCATTGCTGATTCAAAGGCTAATACCCGTGCGGTTGATAGCTTATTGAACTTTGAAACCGTTAAATACTTTAATAACGAACAGCGAGAAGCCGAGCACTATGACACTGCGCTTGGTCAATGGGAGCAGGCAAAGCGTAAAAATCGCTTATCATTATTGGTGTTAAATAGCGGTCAGGCGCTTATTATTGCCGCAGCAATGACTGCAATGATGGGCTTTGCCATGTATGAAGTTATTGATGAAACCATGACTATTGGTGACTTTGTGCTGATTAACGCATTTATGATGCAGTTATTTATGCCGCTCAACTTTTTGGGTTTCGTATATCGCGAGATCCGCGGCGCTTTTGCCAATATTGAGCGTATGTTTGATATTTTGGATATTTCGCCGCAAGTCACAGATAACGCTGATGCGAAAACTATACATATTCAGCAGGGTGAGATCAGCTTTGAGCAAGTGGAGTTTTGTTATCAACAGCGCGAGATTTTAAAGCAGGTTACCTTGAATGTGAGTAAAGGCAGGAAGGTAGCAGTTGTTGGTGATAGCGGCGCGGGCAAGTCGACCTTAATTAAGTTGTTATACCGATTTTACGACGTTAACAGTGGCCGTATTTGTATTGATGGCGTGGATATTCGCGACATGAGTTTAGACTCTTTGCGTAAAGCTATTGCCATTGTGCCGCAAGATACAGTGTTATTTAATCGCTCAATTTATGAAAATATTCGTTATGGTCGCCCTGATGCAAGCGAGCAAGAGGTTAAGCACGCGGCTAAAATTGCTCACTTAAGTGAGTTTGTTGAGTCACTTCCAGATAAATGGGACACCAAAGTAGGAGAGCGTGGTTTAAAATTGTCTGGGGGGAAAAACAGCGCGTATCGATTGCTAGGGCCGTGCTTAAGCAAGCGCCTATTATGGTATTTGATGAAGCAACGTCATCACTAGATAGCCGCTCGGAGCAAGCGATATTATCAGCAATTAAGGATGCTCAGCGTGGGCACACAAGCCTAGTGGTGGCTCATAGATTATCGACCATAGTTGATGCCGATTTAATTGTGGTGTTAAGTGGTGGGCAAATTGTTGAGCAAGGTCAGCATCACGGTTTATTACAACAAGATGGTCTATATGCAAAACTGTGGCGAATTCAAAATGAATCGTAGTTGTATGAGCGCTAACTTATAAGCTGAGATGTCTGACAGACAACTTGTAGCAATTTTTAACAAGCCATCTCGATTCTTTGGCGATAATGGGTATAATTATCCGAAAATAATAAAGTCATACATAGGTATGTCAGTGTTGCTGACATGGATTGGAGGAACAGGTGCAAAATATTGCATTAAAAGCTGCCTTGGAAGGTACTCAACACGAAGTTACGACAGACTGGTTTGCGATTAAAGCCATGCTTGAGAAACGTGAAGTGCCAGCGTCAGATATTCAAAATGTGTACAATGAGCTTTGTGCAGGCTTAATTGTTACGACTCGCGGCTTAACTCTATCTAAAATTAACGATAATGATAGCAGTGATGTGATTAAAAGTGCTGATGATGGAAAAGATATACTGGTTTGATTAAGCTTGCTTCAACTACTTCCTTTGCCAACTAGCACACACAATTTTTTGTTGATGAACAGGTCGATTATCCGGCGCTAACCGGGTAATTTTACCTTTTTCATAACATATCTTTTCTCCTTCCAGCTCAGACATGCGACTACAACTTTGGCAAGTTAGCCCCATAACTTTATCTGTAACGAGCGGTGTGTCAGTTTTTGTGCTCAAGGTCTATCCTTAATGGAAAATAGTGATCTGCATCAAAGTTTATTGTACAGAAAGTGCATTTTAGAGCAATAACTAAACTTAAGTTCTACCTAAAATTAGATAAAGCACATCACACTTCTTACTACCTAGTTTTAACATGCTATACAAACTTATAACTTAAGTAGTATCAACTAGACTTTAGTTTAGGGTTTGCTAAATCTCAAATATTTAAATTAATAAAGTTGTTTATAAATTGGTCGATAATAGAGTTAAGTAATAAAACACGCCCTAACAGGTGTTGTAGTGATTGAGGTAGTAAGCCATGGAAATTAAACAGACAAACCAACCTAAGGTATCGGCGACAAATAATGTTGATACCGATGCCGGTAAAGCTGCAAGTTCAGCTGCGTCGCAGACTACCAGAAGCGAGCAAACTGGGAGTGTTCAGACGGTACGTCAAGTGACCAAACAGATGC
This DNA window, taken from Shewanella maritima, encodes the following:
- a CDS encoding amino acid ABC transporter is translated as MPKPFFIISLLFISLYHLPTAITSVFANEATPTVGQSKSYSFATSNSIEPFFFAHQHRGIQYDLLVAALNQKGIELDHIVFAPNLRALRLVNTQQIDCIINAPADADGLHFTQSLIEYQNALFYLTNSKLEVASIEDLLRYSLSGFQNAKKFLGEEYENMVARHSNYEELSNQKGQVVMLFNGHVEAIVMEEKIFKYYSKLLVGKLDTKQLVTQTNLFKPAPGLSAATTAKSPNK
- a CDS encoding P-II family nitrogen regulator, which gives rise to MKLVSAIIKPFKLDDVREAIAGMGIEGMTVTEVKGFGRQKGHTELYRGAEYQVDFLPKVKLEIATKAENLDVLVEAITSAAHTGKIGDGKIFVTDLEQAIRIRTGEHDNEAL
- a CDS encoding ammonium transporter, whose product is MEELTKLGLTVTELRFALDTFYFLISGALVMWMAAGFAMLEAGLVRSKNTTEILTKNVCLYSIACIMYLILGYNIMYVDNAEGGILPSFGSLIGTQAEGADHALESDFFFQVVFVATAMSIVSGAVAERMKLWAFLAFAVVLTGVIYPIEGYWTWGGGFVAEAGFVDFAGSGIVHMAGAAAAISGVLLLGARKGKYGPNGQVNPIPGSNLPMATLGMFILWMGWFGFNGGSQLLVSDAENASAVAKIFVNTNSAAAFGAVAALIVCKVVWGKADLTMILNGALAGLVAITADPLSPSLAMAGVIGVVAGGLVVFSIIGFDRIKIDDPVGAISVHGVAGFLGLMLVPLSNADASFGSQLFGAAVIFGWVFAASTVVWLVLKVTMGIRVTEEEEYTGMDASDCGIDAYPEFVSIKGAS
- the aroG gene encoding 3-deoxy-7-phosphoheptulonate synthase AroG, which gives rise to MYYQNDDVRINEVKELLPPVAILERFPASENASETVFKARDSIHRILNKKDDRLLVVIGPCSIHDPVAALDYGRRLVELRERYQDQLEVVMRVYFEKPRTTVGWKGLINDPYMDNSFKLNDGLRTARKLLVDLNDSGMPTAGEFLDMITPQYVADLMCWGAIGARTTESQVHRELASGLSCPVGFKNGTDGTIKVAIDAIGASSAPHHFLSVTKFGHSAIVSTKGNPDCHIILRGGKTPNYSAEHVKVITEQLEQSKLESNIMIDFSHANSNKDYRRQMVVAESVSAQISEGNHSIFGVMVESHLVEGRQDIVTGKELVYGQSVTDACIGWDDTEKLLQQLSDAVIARREAV
- a CDS encoding tetratricopeptide repeat protein is translated as MTSLKNGACKQFNSLIDTSVSHITSATSKVSISILLLASAILSGCQSTAKSTPDLDVESLFFDEHFEEQSVASVEEIFRLPNDFKSQVTSEFRSAKLKQGVNFSANEWLAEYVGAQEGAFEYRDHYTRKASITALNRQGNCMSLVVLSAALAEQFDVPVKFQDIEVQPIWDKRGGFYLVNGHVNLRLLPVRKANRISVSENEVLVDFLPERAVRAYKATTVNKQTLVAMYYNNVAAEALVDGDYDLAYALAKAAIRQDTSYVPSINTLAVIYRHKRMNDKAELVYRAALTQEPEDLTTLFNLALILSEQDRLDEWHQVHKVLELARINNPFYYYDMAQQAYFDKQYHEALTWYKRAVAKADYRHEFYFGLSRAYWATGEQRLAKKNMAKALDLTRDDEFKSRYQTKLNAMRAQ